GCTTCTTGTGTACCATAGTACCAGGTGGCTTGAGAATTAGTACCGACAGACAGACCGATGGAGACATTTATTACACTTTTTACCAAAGGGAGTTATCATTGTAGTGCTTTTGTGTGgaaacttttttctccttttttgtaaataaaaaaaataatgtctttgTTCTTAACTGGAGGAAGACACTCGCTCACCCACAGCCGTGTTCCTGGTCGGAAAGGCACCGTTGCAGCgtgcaggttttggggtgggaaaggggagggaagagggaggtgTAATCCAACCCCTTTTCTAAGGCTGgcaagaggaaacagcagagGCAGCGTGTGTGTTTGGGGGTCAAACAACTGAGGTGTAAGCAGCTTGAAGGAGATATAAATATAGAGtatataattttactttataaatttttgggtttttttttcctggtgggTAATTTTTATCCACCTTGTCTTCCAGCTCCAAGGATCTTTGCTTTTCGGAAGTGTTGCTGAGCAACTTAGCTGTGGCTGATTGTGCTGATGTCTTTCCCTTTCTGTATTGGAGAAAACATCATGGGAAATACCAAGCCAGTATTTGACAGAGCTGTTCTGCATGTGtgcaagaggaggaggagggactgGGGAGGTCTCGGTGCATTTCACTCTAGAAATCCACAGAtgggatatatatttttttaagtagagAAATTTAACGCTGGCAGATATTTAAAACGCGGGGGAagattctgattttaaaaataaagaagtcagcacagattttttttaagccacGCCAGCCACCACTGCACTGTGTCTCCTCAAAAGGAGGCGGCTTTCCTTGCGAACATCCACGCTGCCAGTCCTACCCACCTGGAGTAGCTTCCATCGTCCCTGGATAAAGAGCCACCAGCAGAGCTTCAGCCTCTCCCAGGGACTTAGTGTATTCTGAGACAGCGCGTTCACAGAACCATAGAACGGCCTGGCTTGGaaggaagggaccttaaacatcatctagttccaggttctctcctcctgccagcacagctccttccctgccgTGGAGAGAGGccggggagcagggctggagggagcacctggagctggggTGGAAGTCACGGCCCCGAGGGGCCACGACTGGCAGCCAATGCACAGCAGGCAGGTCTGGAATGGGAGCCTCCTatggagacagagagagaaggaagagccCAGCAGGGGATTTTCACACTTTGCTAGCAATAAATCACCCGTCTGGTTTCTCCTCCTTTGCTGTAACCAGGCAGGAAGGGGCTCTCGTGTGTCCTCTTCCATTCCGAAGGTGTCATGTGTGCTCCCCTAttatttcccccctttttttttattctggtgtATGCTCAAGGTGATCTGGAAGGGAAAATCTTTGGTGATTTAGGCTTTTGGCCAACGTGGAAGTACCAGGTGCTACTGCTTGGTGGGGATCCTATGCCAGGAGCCTGTTCCTGCACGTCATTGCGCCGGGGGGCTGGTGCAGGTCCCTGGGACAGACCGTGGGGACACCTCTGCCTCTGGTGCTCCATCTgacatcccagctctgctcccagcctctACAATAGCAgaggtttgccttttttaaaacttcctttttatttgATCTTGCTTTTTGTATTCTGTAATGTGATCCTCGGCCCACAGCCCATGTGATTTCTATACCAATGTTGTAAATTTGACTTGTAGCGTAGTATTTCCATTAAAACATCAGGGCTGAGCATCGTGTACAgattcttccttccctccagaTGATAATGACATTTTGGGGCGATTTGGAGGCAAACCAGGACATGGAGAGGAGGGTGCAGGATTGCTTAGACTGAGGGACAGTGATGAGGGGGCTTCTGCCTTCTCATCCAGGGAGCACTCAGGGTGGGATAAGAATCTTCTCCAAAACTTGACAAGCAGACAATCCTCCCAAGAAACATCAGAGACACAACCATGGTCGCAAGGAGCTCTCAGCAGAAACGAGCAAGAAACTTGTCTGTTCCCTCACAAAATCTCCCTTAGGGCTTCTGGGCAGGCACCTCCAAGCGCTCATCACGAAGAAGATCAACTCATCTCTTCACCAGGGAGAGCTTGTGAGGACTCACCCACACAAATAACCCGGAGACACGAGCTCCAGCCCCACCGCGGGCACAGCACCACCGAAACCTGCTACTCACGTGGGCCCGAAGGACTCTCCCACCTGAGCCGGCCCGAATTCCTGCACAACAGCCTTCTCGTACGGGATGCGCCGCGGAGGCTGgaagcaggagagctggaagcGAGGAGGGCGAtgcccggggccgccccgaTCCGCTGAGGGCCGGCCGGGCTCCGGGCGGGTTCCAGGCCGAGCGGGCTCCGAGCGGGCTCCGAGCGGGCTCCGAGCGGGCTCCGAGCGGGCTCCGAGCGGGCTCCGAGCGGGCTCCGAGCGGGCTCCGAGCGGGCTCCGAGCGGGCTCCGAGCGGGCTCCGAGCGGGCTCCGAGCGGGCTCGGCCGCGCCTGcgccgcgcggggcggggcgggggcagcgccgcTGCCATGGCCGCGATCAAGCACCGGCGGACGGCCCTGGAGCGAGTGGAGAAGTTCGTCTCCGACACCTACTTCACCGACTGCAACCTGCGGGGCAGGTGGGCGGCGGGGGGGACTCTCCGGGACACCTCCGGGGTGGTGGCGGCGGCCGGGACAAGTGTCTGTCCCCTCGGGATGGGGCTGCTGccccgcggcgctgccggcCGTGGGTACGGGGACTCGGGGAGCTCGGTGGACTCCGCTGAGGGGCCAAATCGCACCCGCACAAACACACGCGCTCCTTAATCGGCATGGAGCGCTCCTCGGCTCTCCACGgcacagcccctcagccccccaGGCCTCCCCTGGCCACCGGGGGCCAGCAGGGCGCTTTAATTCTGTGATCTAATATTATTGAGGCTGTCGGGTGGTGGCAGGGCGATTCAGCCGTGCTGTGGAAGCTCCCCGTACCATCCCTGGGCTAGGCCGTGCGGGACTGATCTTATTCACGTGTCCTGGCCATCTCCGACCACAGGCTGTTTGGGGATCGCTGTCCACCGGCGTCGCTCTCCTACTTCCAGACTCCGCGGCGCATCCCGTACGAGAAGGCTGTTGTGCAGGAATTCGGGCCGGCTCAGGTGGGAGAGTCCTTCGGGCCCACGTGAGTAGCAGGTTTCGGTGGTGCTGTGCCCGCGGTGGGGCTGGAGCTCGTGTCTCCGAGTTATTTGTGTGGGTGAGTCCTCACAAGCTCTCCCTGGTGAAGAGATGAGTTGATCTTCTTCGCGATGAGCGCTTGGAGGTGCCTGCCCAGAAGCCCTAAGGGAGATTTTGTGAGGGAACAGACAAGTTTCTTGCTCATTTCTGCTGAGAGCTCCTTGCGACCATGGTTGTGTCTCTGATGCTTCTTGGGGAGATGTGTTTGCTTGTCAAGCTTGGGAGAAGGTTCTTATCCCAGCAATGGTCAGACAAGATGCCACTGACGATTTCTCTGGGGTTCCAAATCAGGTGTGTGTATGGACAGGCAGCATCCCATCAGACTCGTGGGCTGTCCCCGCTCTGGTTCTGCCATGGAGGGCTCTGAGGAAGCGTGCTTTCCCTCAGGAGAAGGCCACACGGTGGACTGAGGTTGCTGCTTGCTCTCTTCCAGATGGGAGACGTGCTGGTTTAAGGTGGAGCTGAGCATCCCCGTGGCATGGGCGGGGCGGGAAGTGCACTTCGTCTGGGAGAGCGATGGGGAGGGCATGGTGTGGCGAGAtgcccagcctgtccaggtATGGAGGCACCGATCGGGGGTGTGCCAGGTGCCCTGCTGTGCACAGAGTGGTGGCCTTTGGCACCCTGCCACATTCTGTGGTGGTGCATGCAGGGGtcgtggtgctgctggggcagcagcagctgcggTTCCTGTTCTTGTGCCAACAATTACCCCACAGCGTGTGGGGCCAGCCCCTCTGTCCAGCTGGACTCGGGGTATCTTCTCCTGCCCATCCAGCCTGCTGTCATGACCTCTGCATGATCTGGTGCTGAATGTGCCGTCTTCCTGTGCAGGGATTGACTAAGGAAGGTGAGAAGACCAGCTACATCCTGACAAGAAGCCTGAAAGAGTCGGAGCCCCACAGGTGTGTGGTCAGCTGAGCCAGAGCCCCCCACTGCTGGGGCACCTTGGTGTTGTTGGAAGCTGAGAGGCCGGGGACACATACATCCTTGTCTGTGTCCTGGTGCTTGTGACCGGCTCCCTGATGGTTTCCTCTtgtccccacagcctgacactcTACGTGGAGCTGGCCTGCAATGGGCTCTTTGGAGCTGGCAGGGGCAGCATGATCGCCCCTCCGGACCCGGACAGGAGGGTTACCCTGAGCAAGGCTGAGCTGGTTGTCTTCAACAGAGATGTTTACGAGCTGCTGGTGGATCTGGAAATACTGCTGGACATGGCTCAGGTCTGGGAgctcctcttcccttctttcaCCTTTTCCTCAACTTCActgtacctcctcctcctgctgttctGTGACCTGGGACCTTGGAGGAGAAAAtgtttgctgcttctgctttagcCTGATTGACACTGTCTgggcttgatgatccttgtgagtcccttccaactcagtatATTCTAGAGTAGGAGAAAGCTGAATTGAGGGAAGCCACAGGTGTTTTTTCATCCACTTTCTGCTCCAAAGCAGGATGTGTTAACCATGGTCCCCTGGAATGGGCATATGTGGAACCTGGATTTGGAAGGCATGTGAGAAAAGGCATAAAGCTATGTTTGTGAAGCAGAGACATGGTGTTTACCTGTTACGACTGCCTGAGATTGATGTTGAAAGGAGGTAGCAGGTTCTCCTGGAGGCAGGTGACATCTGAGCTCATACAGCGGCCAGAGTCATATTTTTATCCCTCTCAACCCCAGCTCCTCGGGGAGGAAAACCAGAGGAGTTTCCAGGCACTGTACACTGCCAACCAGATGGTCAACGTGTGTGATGTTACAGACCCCTCCACCTTCCCCGCTGCACGTGACCTGGCTGCAGCCATCTTCAGCCAGAGGAACGGCGAGAGCCAGCACACCATCCATGCCATGGGGCATTGCCACATTGACTCTGGTGAGAGCAGCACCTCTCCTCTCACCTGgaggccaggctgtgctgcccaaGGGGAGAGCAGGCTGCCCTTGGGCTCCAGGCCCAGGGTATCATGCCTTGAGAGAAGGGAATGGGACCTCTCTGCTGCCACGTAGCTGGTTTGTCTCTGGGGCAATGTGGGAATGTGGGTCTGGCTAGCTGTGCCCTTTGGGACATTGATGGGAGTGGGGATGAGGGATGGATTACAGTCTGCTGTCTTCCACCTGTTGGGCTTCACCCCTTGATTTCCCATCCCAGGAGGGGTTTCTTAGGGGTTGCAGCTCCGTGAGGAGCTTGTGTTAGGTAATAACCATGGTGGGGCCATGCCTGTcgctgcagcctggctgtggccatACGAGGAGACCGTCCGTAAGTGCGCCCGGAGCTGGGTCACTGTGGTGCATCTGATGGAGCACAATCCAGAGCTCACCTTTGCCTGCTCCCAGGTGAGCGATCTCCCTCCGGACACCTCTCCTCTGCTTGTGGCAGGTTGCTTCTCCAGCAAAAGGAGATGttgcagggaggagggacagggTGTGGGCGGGCTGGGGCTGATCCCTGTGCTCCGGCAGGCTCAGCAGTTCCAGTGGGTGCAGAGCTGCTACCCTGGGCTCTATGCACGCATTCAGGACTTCGTGGCCAAGGGACAGTTCGTTCCTGTTGGAGGCACCTGGGTGGAAATGGTGAGTGGCACGGTGAGCCTGGCTTGCTGCACCCTCCGTGTGCCATGCTCTGGGACCAggcctgctgctgcaggggagagcagagcctctGCTGAGCCTGTCTGGTTGGCAGTGGTCTCCAGGCCTCGGAGCAGCAGCTGTCTGAACTGTCCAGCCTAGCAAAAATACAATCCTCCCAAATAATTCCCTGAGAAAGGAGCTTTAGATTCCCAAGtgtgttcttcctttttccctctgctgagccctgctgaggTTCTCCCCATGATCTGCCAGGTCAGGTGGGTGGGAATGGGGGTCTTACAAGATCTCTCCTTCCTTGGTGCCTGGCTTTCCTCGTGGGCTGCCTGTGCCTTCCCCCCAGGATGGGAACCTGCCCAGCGGGGAGTCCATGGTGCGGCAGTTTCTCCAGGGACAGAGGTTCTTCCAGGAGCAATTCGGCCGGATCTGCTCGGAGGTGCTTGTTCTTTTCCATCGTACCTTCCTTGCCCAGCATCTCCTTCCACCCACTGCTCTTTGtgaggctgggctgagctgtgcgtgtccctgtcccctgtgctcccAGTTCTGGCTGCCGGACACATTTGGATACTcagcccagctgccccagctgaTGCGTGGCTGTGGGATCCAGCGCTTCCTCACACAGAAGCTCAGCTGGAACCTGGTGAACTCCTTCCCGGTGAGCTGtgcttcccttctccccagggatGGATGTGTGGGTGCTGGAGtcttctgcagagctggacCCGTTGGTTCCACAGTTCTTCAGTTCAGCTAACACAGGCTCTGCTTCCAGAAGCCACTAGGTTTTGGTGGTAGTGATGTCCTGTCACGCTTTAGAAGAGAGGAAGGACATGATTAGAGATCCCAGCCAGGCCCCTGGCCTGGATATTCCTTCTGCTTCCGGAAGGGAAGCTGTGACGTGTGTGCGGGTCCAACACACAGCAAATCCAGCCCTTGTGGcattccctgtccttgtcctctCCTTGAACTGATCCATGGGGgcatcctgcagctccctggagaGAAAGTGAAGGCCCAGTTTGCATCCTGAAGAGGCTCTGAAATGCCCTCGTGtgttacattttcctttctctcccctccaGCATCACACTTTTTTCTGGGAAGGCATTGACGGTTCCCGGGTCCTGACCCATTTCCCCCCTGGTGATTCCTATGGGATGCATGGGCGAGTGGAAGAGGTGAGTGAGGTTGCCAGACCTGCACGAgaagggcagtgccagccccttGAGGTCACATCTGAGGCTCCTGGGAGAGGCCACTGCCTGCGAAGGGAGCAGGAGATCCGGCAGCATTGCTGGACATAGGCTGGTGGGGTGCCTGAGTCCAAAATGTGCCTGACTCAGGCACTTTGGGCCAGGGAAGGGGAGCAAGACTGGGCTTTGCACCCTAAAGACCGACCTGGCTTTCTTgtgtggagctgtgggagctggggctgggtgcCAGAGGATTGCAGCTGCCCAAAAATCCCTCCAGATgctgaaaacagtgaaaaacaaCAAGGACAAAGGCCGTGTGAATCACAGCGCGTTCCTCTTCGGCTTTGGAGATGGAGGAGGGGGACCCACCCAGAAGATGCTGGATAGGATGAAAAGAATGAGTGACACAGATGGGCTGCCCAGGTGAGAGGAGAGCTCCCATCCACTCTCCTGGCAGGGGCATTTGCTTTGTGCCAGGCCTGGCCTTCAGCAGTGccaaaagaaagggagaagggtGGGGAGACGGGCAAGCAGAAGGCTGGGAAGGATTTTCAGGGGGATGCAATCCGGCTGTGATCCAGAGCTCTAAGAAcaggtgcacagggcagccACGGACTGCTTGTGACCCCTCAGGAGGGCTGTGGGGTGAAtagccagcacagcagctgtgcctggcagtCACTGCCTGCCTGGGGAATGTCCTCAGGAGAGGGACAGGGGCAcaggggagcaggagaagggTGAGGGGAATACTTTATGTGGCTGTGTTGCAGTTTCTGGGGCCTGTCACCTTTCCAGCCCGGATGCACCATCAGCCATGTCACAGGCTTCTCCCCAGCTCAtcagtgtctgtgtgtctgtccaACAGGGTGCAGATCTCCACTCCTGACCGGCTCTTTTCTGTCTTGGAGAAGGAGTCATCCCAGCTGTGCACCTGGGTGGGAGAGCTCTTCCTGGAACTGCACAATGGCACCTACACCACCCAGGCACAGGTGAGGGTCACACTGCCAGGCAAGGGGGCCGTGCAAACTCGTGACACCTGCAAGCAGCCAACCCtcctgagctggagctgggattctGCTGCTGGTGTGAGAGTTCCACTCCCAGCTCCTCATTTCCTGAGCATCTTCCTTCTGTCCTTAATTGGCACCAGATAAAGAAAGGGAATCGGGAATGTGAGCGGATTCTCCATGACGTGGAAGTGCTCAGCACCCTGGCTGTGGCTCAGGACAGAGGGTTCCCGTAtcctgccagccagctccagcgGCTCTGGAGGTGAGGGAGTGGAGGAGCACTGCTGGTACTGGGGGAGAGTTCAGTGCTGCAGCGCTGTGTGTACACAACCCCTGCCGTAAACTGATCGGGAATCTGCCTGGAAAGAATTTGCTGCTTTGCTTGATTCTCCTGCTGAAAGATTAACTCCAAACCCTCACTTCTCTGCGGTCTGGAGGCTTCGTTTCCTGCCGAAGCTTACTCCTCCCCAGTTCTGGCTTGTTTGAGCTTGTACAACAACACATCTCGTAGCCTTGAGGGGTGAAAACAAATAGCTCTTGCTGCTCATGGTTGTGGTTTACTGAGATGACAGTTGACAAGCCCTAACGTAAAGAGAATTAAAGgatgctgtggaaaaaaaaaatcttttctcccAAGTGTTGGGTAAGGGGGGAATAAGGAATGATTATTAAGTTTGTCTGTCTTGCAAACAGGGCTCTTGTTTGAGAGAAGAGTTTGTTCCAAGCCAGCACAAATCCGGTGTTCCGCCGCTTTCTTCCCTGGTTTCTGCTCTCTGTTTTAGGTTATTGCTGCTCAACCAGTTCCACGATGTCCTGCCAGGCAGCTGCATCCAGCTCGTGGTGGAGGATGCCCTGCAGTACTACACAGGTGAGCAGGGAATTTGCCGAGGAGGGCACTCACTGTGGGAGCAGGTCCTGCCTGGTGGGGCTGTGGAGcttccagccctgggctgccaggGCCAGCCTCGGCAGGCATGTCTGAAACAGCGTTAAATTAGCGAGGGAGCCAAGGGATTGAGAGCCATCCCAATTTATTGACTTTTCTGCTTGCTGCTGGCGTGCCAGGATAGATTCCCACCAAGGTTTGTTTCTGCCTGCCCAGGGGTGCTTGCAGGAGCTTCGTTAACCAGAATTTTCCagctgagctggcacagctcatTGTAATCTTGTAATAACAAAGTTTAGAATAATTATACACTTGAATTACTTACTAATAGATAATAACAATTGATGATAATTAGCAATAGTAGCTTGGAAGGAGATAAAGTGTGTGTACATTGCGTGGGGAAGCTCTTCCAGGTCCAACTCGGGCCCTTTTATTGCCCAGAGATC
This region of Hirundo rustica isolate bHirRus1 chromosome 13, bHirRus1.pri.v3, whole genome shotgun sequence genomic DNA includes:
- the MAN2C1 gene encoding alpha-mannosidase 2C1, which encodes MAAIKHRRTALERVEKFVSDTYFTDCNLRGRLFGDRCPPASLSYFQTPRRIPYEKAVVQEFGPAQVGESFGPTWETCWFKVELSIPVAWAGREVHFVWESDGEGMVWRDAQPVQGLTKEGEKTSYILTRSLKESEPHSLTLYVELACNGLFGAGRGSMIAPPDPDRRVTLSKAELVVFNRDVYELLVDLEILLDMAQLLGEENQRSFQALYTANQMVNVCDVTDPSTFPAARDLAAAIFSQRNGESQHTIHAMGHCHIDSAWLWPYEETVRKCARSWVTVVHLMEHNPELTFACSQAQQFQWVQSCYPGLYARIQDFVAKGQFVPVGGTWVEMDGNLPSGESMVRQFLQGQRFFQEQFGRICSEFWLPDTFGYSAQLPQLMRGCGIQRFLTQKLSWNLVNSFPHHTFFWEGIDGSRVLTHFPPGDSYGMHGRVEEMLKTVKNNKDKGRVNHSAFLFGFGDGGGGPTQKMLDRMKRMSDTDGLPRVQISTPDRLFSVLEKESSQLCTWVGELFLELHNGTYTTQAQIKKGNRECERILHDVEVLSTLAVAQDRGFPYPASQLQRLWRLLLLNQFHDVLPGSCIQLVVEDALQYYTEIRSAGAQLQEEAVQALCRDLLQPKGWSPPSSLVLNTLSWERTEVISRPGPDGTETLALVTVPSMGYALVQEPFVPPQPVAVRKQEDGSITMENGIIAVCLDTMGRLTSLQLLDSGRESVPDGCYANQFALFDDVPLYWDAWDVMDYHLETRKPVTTLLKPLEITLAGGLRGSVRFSLQVGKSSTLTQEIILDAACPHLRFLTQVEWKEAHKFLKVEFPVQVRSTNATYEIQFGHLQRPTHWNTSWDWARFEVWAHKWLDLSEHGFGVALLNDCKYGASAHRNILSLSLLRAPKSPDSTADIGHHQFTYAVMPHQGSFQEAGVIQQAYNLNFPLHVVPASCAQCPAWSAFSVSSSAVVLETVKQAEDRPEAVVVRLYEAHGSTVTAWLQTSLPIKEAMLCDLLERPAAQGRLPLEPQGLRLSFTPFRVLSVLLLRSP